The Armatimonadota bacterium genome includes the window TTAGACCGCCAATGAACTGGATTGGTTCCAGACACAGTGAAAACTGGCACAGAAGAGGCATGATTCTTGTCGCCGCCTTCACGACGTGGGTCGTCGCGAACCAGATCAGGCCGCATGCGAGAGCCCCTCCGATGGCTCCGAGGACCATGCCCTCGAGCATCAGCGGAAGTCGGATGAACCAGTTCGTTGCGCCGACCATCTGCATTATCTTGATCTCGCGCCGTCGGGCGAACACAGTGAGGCGGATGGTATTGCTGATGATGAACATCGTGACGAGGAAAAGGACGATCCCCGCCGCCCCACCGAGAATCTTTATCAGATGAGCGAAGCGCACGAGTCCGTCCACCATGCTCCGGCCTTCATTGACCTCGTCTACATGCGCCATCGCGCGAATCTCATCGGCGGTAGCGACGATGCGCTCCGCATGGCCCACCTTGACGCGGATCATGTCGGGCAGCGGATTGTTCTCGACGCCCTCCAGTTCGAGTTCCCCACCCATGCTCTTCTTGAACTCCCGCCATCCCACGTCCGCGGGTATCAGATCGGCGGATCTCACGTGGGGCAGGGCGGCCACGCGCGAGCGAATCGTGGCGGCGTCTTCGCTTGTCGTTGCCTTATCGAGGAATACTGCTATCTCGAGCTTGTTGGGGAGTGTTCCGGCGACGCTCTGCAGCCAGAGGATCAGCAGCCCGAACGCACCCATCACTGCCAGCGTAAGAGCCA containing:
- the ftsX gene encoding permease-like cell division protein FtsX, producing the protein MSLRGLEYAIVEAFVSIRRNGLMSFVSVSTLALTLAVMGAFGLLILWLQSVAGTLPNKLEIAVFLDKATTSEDAATIRSRVAALPHVRSADLIPADVGWREFKKSMGGELELEGVENNPLPDMIRVKVGHAERIVATADEIRAMAHVDEVNEGRSMVDGLVRFAHLIKILGGAAGIVLFLVTMFIISNTIRLTVFARRREIKIMQMVGATNWFIRLPLMLEGMVLGAIGGALACGLIWFATTHVVKAATRIMPLLCQFSLCLEPIQFIGGLILMGCLVGAIGSMISMRRFLKA